In one window of Pieris brassicae chromosome 10, ilPieBrab1.1, whole genome shotgun sequence DNA:
- the LOC123715331 gene encoding uncharacterized protein LOC123715331 isoform X1 yields MDDEDEVSKSLYEGGHWVWNEEAEELQFISDLRVVEESLELLPTSVANVEFKDDIDLLEQQKFRKYLQRKTEEIDYVTLQDVKDVVLFTAPLTVMSSSLIKMIHHCTTERFLRALILYTQYYLQVSDEMSHRTLELETKIRTKNSDKIEMKYREDLEDLRLLVAKEYCIIILGEGSLARYHHMGVAKTGSLSKKDAVLFETLIRFSIQIVWITLGRISYNQIEVEINRLLKSEIFNSTEHKLHINYYKHINERERRVLLGHCVNQGQKLTTHSPLQNEVFCPRDIDFRQFGIGTIKYPGLNNRLRLLEIYLTQPEQNFEELRLSIGILGLPRSKFDIMLREIKTTSASTASSTSGIARYSIGHKASRQSRTSRKSVGSVLPEKLYPDIYLPEQTEITMEYDTFPEGEKTNVVSQRCQRAKWLRFAAVRRKNKHKK; encoded by the exons atggATGATGAAGATGAGGTTTCCAAGAGTCTATACGAAGGTGGACATTGGGTTTGGAATGAGGAGGCAGaggaattacaatttattag TGATTTGAGGGTGGTAGAAGAAAGCTTAGAACTGTTACCAACTTCTGTAGCCAATGTGGAATTCAAAGATGACATCGATTTATTGGAACAG CAAAAATTCCGAAAATATCTACAAAGGAAAACAGAAGAGATCGATTACGTGACACTTCAG GATGTAAAAGACGTTGTTCTTTTCACTGCGCCACTAACGGTTATGTCTTCATCCCTGATAAAAATGATACATCATTGCACCACGGAACGGTTCTTGAGAGCATTGATCTTATATACGCAGTACTATTTACAG GTTTCAGATGAAATGAGTCATCGTACGTTGGAATTAGAAACGAAAATTCGGACTAAGAACAGCGATAAAATCGAAATGAAATACCGAGAAGACCTAGAAGATTTACGGCTTTTAGTCGCAAAGGAATATTGCATCATTATTTTAG GTGAAGGAAGCCTAGCGAGGTATCACCACATGGGCGTGGCTAAAACAGGTTCACTGTCAAAAAAGGATGCAGTCTTATTTGAGACACTTATACggttttctatacaaattgtCTGGATCACCCTCGGGAGGATAAGCTACAATCAAATTG AGGTGGAGATAAATCGACTACTCAAGTccgaaatatttaattcaacgGAACATAaactacatattaattattacaaacacATCAATGAGAGGGAACGACGGGTTTTACTTGGTCATTGTGTGAATCAAGGTCAAAAATTGACGACACATTCGCCATTACAGAACGAGGTGTTTTGCCCACGTGATATAGATTTCCGGCAGTTTGGAATTGGAACTATTAAATATCCTGG ATTAAACAACCGTCTTCGTCTccttgaaatatatttgacgCAACCAGAACAAAATTTTGAAGAGTTGCGACTTTCGATCGGTATTTTAGGATTACCGAGATCAAAGTTTGATATAATGTTGCGAGAAATAAAGACCACTTCAGCCTCAACAGCAAGTTCTACCTCAGGCATCGCCCGTTACTCTATAGGTCATaa gGCATCAAGACAATCCAGAACTTCACGAAAAAGTGTTGGCTCTGTCCTACCTGAAAAATTATATCCAGACATATATCTTCCTGAACAGACTGAAATTAC
- the LOC123715331 gene encoding uncharacterized protein LOC123715331 isoform X2, which translates to MDDEDEVSKSLYEGGHWVWNEEAEELQFISDLRVVEESLELLPTSVANVEFKDDIDLLEQQKFRKYLQRKTEEIDYVTLQDVKDVVLFTAPLTVMSSSLIKMIHHCTTERFLRALILYTQYYLQVSDEMSHRTLELETKIRTKNSDKIEMKYREDLEDLRLLVAKEYCIIILGEGSLARYHHMGVAKTGSLSKKDAVLFETLIRFSIQIVWITLGRISYNQIERGVLPT; encoded by the exons atggATGATGAAGATGAGGTTTCCAAGAGTCTATACGAAGGTGGACATTGGGTTTGGAATGAGGAGGCAGaggaattacaatttattag TGATTTGAGGGTGGTAGAAGAAAGCTTAGAACTGTTACCAACTTCTGTAGCCAATGTGGAATTCAAAGATGACATCGATTTATTGGAACAG CAAAAATTCCGAAAATATCTACAAAGGAAAACAGAAGAGATCGATTACGTGACACTTCAG GATGTAAAAGACGTTGTTCTTTTCACTGCGCCACTAACGGTTATGTCTTCATCCCTGATAAAAATGATACATCATTGCACCACGGAACGGTTCTTGAGAGCATTGATCTTATATACGCAGTACTATTTACAG GTTTCAGATGAAATGAGTCATCGTACGTTGGAATTAGAAACGAAAATTCGGACTAAGAACAGCGATAAAATCGAAATGAAATACCGAGAAGACCTAGAAGATTTACGGCTTTTAGTCGCAAAGGAATATTGCATCATTATTTTAG GTGAAGGAAGCCTAGCGAGGTATCACCACATGGGCGTGGCTAAAACAGGTTCACTGTCAAAAAAGGATGCAGTCTTATTTGAGACACTTATACggttttctatacaaattgtCTGGATCACCCTCGGGAGGATAAGCTACAATCAAATTG AACGAGGTGTTTTGCCCACGTGA